CCTGCCGCGCGCCAAGGTGCTGACGGTGCTGGGTTCGCTGACCAGCGAAAAAGCGGTCTCGATGATCGCCATCCACGCACACGACATCCCGCATATCTTCCCCGCCGATGTGCTGGCCGAAGCCGAAGCGCTGAAGCCGGTGACGCTGCAGGGGCGCGAGGATTGGCGCGACCTGCCGCTGGTCACCATCGACCCGGCCGACGCCAAGGACCATGACGACGCCGTCTATGCGATACCGGACCCGGATGAGCATAATCCCGGTGGCGTGGTGGTGACCGTGGCCATCGCCGATGTCGCCGCCTATGTGCGGCCGAACTCGGCGCTGGACCGCGAAGCGCTGAAGCGCGGCAACTCGGTCTATTTCCCGGACCGGGTGGTGCCGATGCTGCCCGAGCGCATCTCGAATAATCTGTGCTCGCTGCGCGAAGGCGAGGACCGGCCGGCGATTGCCGTTCGCATGACGTTTTCGGCGGAAGGGCGAAAAGTCCGGCATACATTCCACCGGGTAATGATGAAATCGGCGGCCAAGCTTGCCTATCCGCAGGCTCAGGCGGCAATCGACGGCGCAACCGACGAGAAGACCAGCCCCATCCTCGACGGCGTGCTCAAGCCGCTATGGGACGCCTATGCAGTACTGAAGCGCGGCCGCGACGCGCGCCAGCCATTGGAACTCGACCTTCCCGAACGCAAGATCCTGCTCAAGGAAGACGGCACCGTCGACCGCGTCGTTGTTCCGGAGCGGCTGGATGCGCACAAGCTGATCGAAGAATTCATGATCCAGGCGAATGTCGCCGCCGCTGAAACGCTCGAGGCAAAAAAACAGGCGCTCGTCTACCGCATCCATGACGGACCGACGCTGGCTAAGCAGGAATCGCTGCGCGAATTCCTGCAGACACTTGGCCTGTCGCTGGCCCGCGGGGCACAGATGCGGCCAAGCCAGTTCAATTCCATCCTGGAACGCGTTCGCGGCGCCGACAATGAAGCGCTGGTCAATGAAGTCGTGCTGCGCTCGCAGAGCCAGGCCGAATACAACCCCGACAATATCGGCCATTTCGGCCTGAACCTGCGCCGCTACGCGCATTTCACCTCGCCGATCCGCCGCTATGCCGACCTGATCGTACATCGCGGACTGATCGCCACGCTCGGCCTCGGGCCGGACGGGCTGACGCATGGCGAGGAGGAAAGATTGGCCGAGACCGCCGCGCTGATTTCGGCGGCGGAGCGCCGCGCCATGGCGGCGGAACGCGAAACCGTCGATCGCCTGATCGCGGGCTATCTGGCGGAACGGATCGACGAGCGCTTCGACGCGCGCATTTCAGGCGTGACCAAATCAGGACTTTTTGTCCAATTGCCACAATTTGGCGCAGATGGTTTTATCCCGGTGTCGTCTCTGGGTGACGATTACTATGTGTATGACGAAACGGCGCGTTCGCTTTTCGGAGAACGCAGCGGCAAGGGATATCAGCTCGCCGACCGGGTAGAAGTTCGCCTGGTCGAGGTGGCGCCAATGGCTGGCGCCATGCGCTTTGAAATGCTGAGCGCTCCCAAACCCCTGCCCGGCTCGAAACGATCGTTCCACAAGGCAAAGGGCCGCGCCCGCGCCTCGCAATCGCGTTCAGGATCGCGCGGCAGGAGACGATGATGCAACAGCAGGTTTTCGGTGGCCAACAGCAATCCGCGAGGGTAGTCCGCCCGCTTTGGCCGGCGCTGAAGCGCGGCTTTTTCTGCCGTTGCCCGAACTGCGGCGAAGGCAAGCTGTTCCGCGCCTTCACCAAGACCTTCGACAATTGCCAGGTCTGCGGTGAGGAATTCCATCACCATCGCGCCGACGACCTGCCGGCCTATCTGGTGATCGTCATCGTCGGCCACGTCGTCCTTGGCGGTTTCATGGGCGTGGAAGCCACCTCGACGCTGACCACGTGGCAGCATCTGGCGATCTGGGCACCGTTGACCGTCATCATGTCGTTGGCGTTGCTGCAGCCGATCAAAGGGGCCGTCGTTGGCCTGCAATGGGCCTACTACATGCACGGCTTCGGCGGCGAGGTCGACCATATCGAGGGGCATCCCGAGACTTGAGCCCGGGCTGGCGTAATCGCCAGCCGACGCGAACCTCTTTAATTTGACATGAGTTTCCGCTAGGTCGGTCGCATGCGAGGTATGACCAAGGCGGAAGTCGACAAGGCCGAGCGCAACGATGTGGCGCTTGGCGAGGGGCCGAAGCGTCCGCGCGATGCCGCGACCCTCATTCTGCTCGACCGCAAAGGCAACGATTTCCACGTGCTGATGGGCCGCCGTCATGCCGGCCATGCGTTCATGCCCGGCAAGTTCGTGTTTCCCGGCGGCCGCACTGACCCCGCCGACAGCCGCGTGCCGGTGGCAACGCAA
The genomic region above belongs to Mesorhizobium terrae and contains:
- a CDS encoding DUF983 domain-containing protein, which translates into the protein MQQQVFGGQQQSARVVRPLWPALKRGFFCRCPNCGEGKLFRAFTKTFDNCQVCGEEFHHHRADDLPAYLVIVIVGHVVLGGFMGVEATSTLTTWQHLAIWAPLTVIMSLALLQPIKGAVVGLQWAYYMHGFGGEVDHIEGHPET
- the rnr gene encoding ribonuclease R; this encodes MARRISGRSHGDPRAADTRRGPRDQYRPSRDEILRYIAENPDRSGKREIAKAFALRGDDRVWLKELLRDLQDEGLLEQKRKRHIRPGALPHVTVLDVIGRDDQGGLIGRPAEHQGNGEPPVVSIRASRGGPVAGIGDRVLAKTFPTDEVSGPAYTARIMKVFEKRSDAVLGVFRVLKDGTFRIEPVERRQPELIVDKEFQNGAKHGDLVEVEPSRAGRYGLPRAKVLTVLGSLTSEKAVSMIAIHAHDIPHIFPADVLAEAEALKPVTLQGREDWRDLPLVTIDPADAKDHDDAVYAIPDPDEHNPGGVVVTVAIADVAAYVRPNSALDREALKRGNSVYFPDRVVPMLPERISNNLCSLREGEDRPAIAVRMTFSAEGRKVRHTFHRVMMKSAAKLAYPQAQAAIDGATDEKTSPILDGVLKPLWDAYAVLKRGRDARQPLELDLPERKILLKEDGTVDRVVVPERLDAHKLIEEFMIQANVAAAETLEAKKQALVYRIHDGPTLAKQESLREFLQTLGLSLARGAQMRPSQFNSILERVRGADNEALVNEVVLRSQSQAEYNPDNIGHFGLNLRRYAHFTSPIRRYADLIVHRGLIATLGLGPDGLTHGEEERLAETAALISAAERRAMAAERETVDRLIAGYLAERIDERFDARISGVTKSGLFVQLPQFGADGFIPVSSLGDDYYVYDETARSLFGERSGKGYQLADRVEVRLVEVAPMAGAMRFEMLSAPKPLPGSKRSFHKAKGRARASQSRSGSRGRRR